In Pseudochaenichthys georgianus chromosome 6, fPseGeo1.2, whole genome shotgun sequence, a single window of DNA contains:
- the LOC139433924 gene encoding uncharacterized protein gives MRDITFPRIMEEYLQGYREHYAGIDPPVRLQENTVSKLSRVKSFLSFMAHGFNRLSDWLFLRDLKRIRGWSRSLMKSSLQVTTSDFYIKNISHFLKYMADTPCKGSRLSQTDMILIKREVVAILKSLKRKVLIHQMQVKCDKMEGLPSHNDLMTCLTSTTTRIPQLLDVMASNPTTATRTLLYGYMTLHWSCIYGHRPGVYSNMTNAEVRKADTTGTAFGYLVHVSNHKTANAFGEAQLYLTVEEFGWMKRWLEIKGTLTCTQSRYFLYTEGKNPFRKLAYSLRLAWADVGLRSPINFTDLRTVHADNAKRFQDKGNRQRVSDFMCHNTATADKFYANNPSLKEAADIRLLFTESLQAAAAASTAAAAGNEDTFAGIDIDSDNSGEEHSPAPYQDSLPRHVPKRDQSLAEHNPSDMGEERVPYSAPTSPTVASDQLVNMQCVVVISPLVNTLYPV, from the exons atgcgggacataacattcccacggatcatgg aggagtatctgcaaggataccgggagcattatgcaggtatcgacccaccagtgaggctccaggaaaacacagtctccaaactaagcagagtgaagtcgttcctcagtttcatggcacacggtttcaatcgcctgtctgactggctctttttgagggatctcaagaggatacgcggatggtcccggagcctgatgaagtcaagccttcaggtcacaacctccgacttctacatcaagaatatatcacactttctcaagtacatggccgacacaccgtgcaaggggagcaggctcagccaaaccgacatgattttaatcaaacgggaagtagttgccatcctgaagtccctgaagagaaaagtacttatccaccagatgcaagtgaagtgtgacaagatggaaggtctgccgagccacaacgacctaatgacatgcttgacttcgaccaccactcgcatccctcagctcctggatgtgatggccagcaatccgactaccgcgacccggacactgctctatgggtatatgactcttcattggagctgcatttatggccaccgtccgggggtctactccaacatgaccaacgccgaggtccgaaaggcggatacaactggcactgccttcggctacctggttcat gtaagtaaccacaagacggccaacgcgttcggggaggcgcagctgtacctcaccgtagaagaatttggatggatgaagaggtggctggaaattaagggtacgctgacctgcacccagagccgttactttctgtacacagaggggaagaacccgttcaggaagcttgcctactccctgaggttggcatgggctgatgtggggctccgcagtcccattaacttcaccgacctccgcacagtccacgccgataatgcgaagaggtttcaagacaaaggcaaccgccaaagagtgagtgatttcatgtgtcacaacactgcaactgcggacaaattttacgcgaataatccttctttgaaggaggctgcggacattcggttgctcttcacagagtcactgcaagcagcggcggcggcatcgacagcagcagcagcgggaaatgaagacacttttgcgggtattgacatcgacagtgacaactctggagaggagcacagcccggctccctaccaagactccctaccaagacatgtcccgaagagggaccagtcactggccgaacacaacccctcagacatgggtgaagagagggtgccatactctgccccaacttcacccactgttgccagtgatcaacttgtaaatatgcagtgtgttgttgtaatcagtccccttgtaaatacgttatatcctgtttga